The sequence GTTCTTCCATTCGATTATAGAAACTCCACTTTCTGTTATGGCAATTAATTCCAGAAGCGTTGATGCAATATATCATAGGCTCTGCGTGATTCCTTGAGTACAAAACATGACAAGATTGGACCACCTCTTCCAACTGTTTGTTTAGTCGAGGCCAGCAGCCCGATTTCCTTGTTGTCAAACGGCACTTCGTAATTTCTTGATTGGCAAAATGTAGCCTGTCCCAAATCTCTTGGCAAAAGGCTCGGTACAATCAGTCTCCTCTCGAACTAGCAGCTCCTCATTTAAAGTACTTTCGCATGACCAATGTAGTCGCAAAGTTGCTTTGATCTAAGCTAGGATTGAGTGGAATATTGTCGTGGCTCTCAGCAAACTTCATTATCAGACTGTTGAAGGTCTCGGACTCATTGAAGACCATGTTTTCTAACTGATAAAAGTTGAATCACTGAAAGGCTGTATtcctgtattgtattgtattcttGTATTCCTGAGAGATTTCCTAGAGGGTTTCCAACACAGAATATTTAAACTGTTCAAGTTCTtgccatgcacatgcatagtTGATGGTGTATAAGAAGTTCATGAGCCTTATTCTGAATCGTTGAATACGACAAACCAACTCGTGGAGACACTTGGTGCTTAGTAGGGGACGGACACAGTGGCTTGTGGGCAGTAtgattttgaaaattttgttttatcaGAAACTCTTTGAATTTCTCACATGCCCATACAACCGCTAAACCATGCCTCCATCTCTATTTGGGCTTATAATCGCACTCAGTAAGAGACGTACTCCTAGGGCATATGCTACTAGTTTCCACTTTTTACTAGTGGGATCTTGTTGTCTTGTCAGAAACTCCCTTAATCTCACAATACATGCCCATACAACCGTTAACCCAGTGCCTCATACTCTACTTTGGACCTAATGGCACTCTGTAGGAGACATACTCCTAAAGGCATATGCCACTCTTTCCGCTGTTTAGTAGTGGAATCTTGCTGAATAAAAACGGCTTCTACGACATACGAAGAGGCTTCAGCTGACAGCAGTGATGGACGATTCAGTTGGTATAATGCCAAAGTAGGGCTGCAGATCATTTCTGATCCGGGTAAATGCTTTCTGTCGCATTTGTATTCAGTGGCTGAGTCCCAAGTGGTCTTGAAATATGTAGCACTCTAAGTTGTTCTGACTTTTGGGCTAGATTGGAGCTATATTTTTCCATCTGATTGACCACACCCACGAATCTCCTGACCTCAGTAGTGTTTTCATTGCAAGATGGCTTTGATTTTGCGTAGGTCAGTTCTTATTTCAAGCTATTTGTCTAGGAGTAGAGAGTGAGAACGGTTGGAAATTGTCTCGCAAACAGTATAGTCCAGATTAACCCAAGCCCGAAAACAGGACGGAAACTGAGATATGTAATACTATCCGCATGCGAGACAAAAGTGTCCAACCGTTCTCACCATAGCTATCTATACTGTGTTGGCTTGAAGATGGCCAACCAACGTTTGACACGATATTGAATTTATCGATAGCTGGCCTGCCCAATAGTGGTGCGTGAAGACTCTCGACAATTTATATTGGACAAGCGTATGTGACATTTTCTCGCTGACAGATGCTTGGAAAAAGCTACAGACGGACTTTTATATGATCCTCTGAGTATGCTCTGTTAGTGTTTTGGAAGTGTTCTCGATTCTATACGAATTCTGGAATGACTGTTGCATCAGCGCATGGTCCACTTTCAACTGTATTGGTGTAATTGTATGAGAACTTGAAGCCTGTAAATTCTCTTTCTAGACTGGACGTTTGGGTGAGTGAAGCACATTGCAGCAAAATGACCAATTATGTTGCACTCGGGGCATTTGCTGTCGCTAGGTGAACATGGAGACCGACTGTGACTTAATTGGCTGGCGACGTCAGCATCTTTTGCACTTCTGTTTAGACGGCAACGGTGTTGGCTGTGATCAGTGTGTGTTGCTAGAGAAGTAGCTACGTGTCTTAATTCGTTATCTAAGGCATCTACTGGTACCACGAGGTCTAGGTTAGTCTCTCCAGATGACTCTTCTCTCACGACTGCCTGttcagcgccggatccagaaagagggttcaccgttagcagttatttatagcactactaattttctcttttctaatgaaattagatgaaattattgaaccacgcctattggaaaagaggggagtttaaccccctgaaccccttctggatccggtcctGCTGTTGTCGTCGTAACTGTTTCTGTTCTTTGTCTTGCATGCCCTGATCGTTGCAGACTCTAGGGTAATGTTTGGGTATATAGTTGCAATTTCTCCGCCGGTTGGGCGTCTCGCAGACCGACAGCCAAATAGTCAAGTATGGTCATGGAAGtcgccatatatatatatatagttgcaGCATTTGTAAGCGCATATCTAAAGAAAGTCGACCGTCTTCCCGCTCGCTCCATAGGGTACATAAGACTGCTAAAGTAGGTTTGTTTTTCTCTTGGAGGCTAAACCAGAGGCGTCACGGAAGCGCTATAGAAAAGTCAATATCATTAAGGCCAATGTTCTAGATGAGCGAAATTGAAGGCTTTTGGTGGGGCTATATCACAAGTTGCCATATTCTGTATCCATATATAGTAAATTGTATTGTTGAACACAGTGCTTCCCGCACTAGCTACATTAGTAAATTGAACTATTCCCCAGATAAGCCGTTTACCGTAGACCCGTCCTTACCATCTAATCTACAACTATACCACAGACACTTCTGAGCACTTAAGCTGCGGAATTTGGTCTAATATCAAACATTATAAAAGAGTTGCAACCTTTTCCGCTTAATGTTCGGATTGTTATAATCTCAGAATTATCAGCTTGTTAAATGTAGTATGCAATAAAaatgtttattgttttgacTTTGTTTCTAATTGCAGCAGGAATTCTTCAGTACACAACTGGCACTTTCATTTCTGGCACTCGCTTTAACCGAACGGTAATGAACCAAGTCGAGAAATTCCAAAacattatatattaaattactATATATGCCTATACGTTTTTCTTCTTCAACAGGAGAACAGAGTAGTAATCACCTCTGCAGAATCGCAAGATCCGGCTGTTGAAGGCAAAGCGAAGGAGCAGAAAAAGGAAATATTTTCTTATTCATCAAAAGACAGCAAATCACCAGGACTGCCGAGGTGTCGATCTCTAACCGTGGCCAGTGCACAAACAACCGGTAAAGAAGAAAGTAATGAAACAGCCAAGATGAAACTCCTACTTAATATTGAAAGGCAGCAAAATGAAGGAATGAAGCAAGTGCTGCAGTCTTTAAACAAAAGCATTCAACAGCAGAAAAAACTGCTTGATGCAGCCgaagaagctgaagaagaacGAAGAGCGAAAGATGAACAAAGCAAAGAGATTCTGAGGATTCCTTCAGGCAACATAAAGTTTGTAGAGGAAGACAAGCTAGGACAAGGTTCATTTGGAGGTGCGACTGTAACTAAGTTGTAATGCCAAATTTAAATGACAATTAGTAAATTaagtattttttatttttaacaGAAGTTGTTGTCGCTGAATGGCAAGGCTCTACAGTTGCTGTCAAAAAGGTCTATGATTTTCTAACTCAAGATCAAGAAAACATAAAACGTCAGGTCGATTTCTTTCTACAAGAGGTTTCTGTTGCTTGGAAAATACATCATCCCAACATTGTTCCAGTCTATGGATTCTGCTTGGAAACAAACGGCAAAACTACATTAGCGTGGCTAGTTATGGAACTCCTTCAATGTTCCTTGGGTGATGTgcttaaaattaattactcTCAACTAACTCTGCGAGAAAAGGTCGACATTGGAAGGGATTGTTTATGTGCACTAAACTATCTACATTCTCTAATGGTAAGTAAAAGCTTTTTAATAAAAACTTGTATAGATTAGGTATTAACGTATACCTACATGCGCaactttttaattaactacgcactaaaaaacacacacacacctcaccggcgtagcgtggtcctcaagtttggagCTAACAGATTTGACagcaaccacgcccatttcttaCAGGcaaaaccacgcccattttctacttcTCTAACTCGCAGTTGGTAGACATCTAAGTAAATAGTATCAATTATAGACGGCGGGACTGAGTGCCATCAGTGTGCTTAGAAAGgggtggaaacactgttacagttcGTGCCAAAAAAGTTTTCGTGGCTCGCTGCGGTCgtcaaattaaatggcatctAGAAtaccaattcagtgcaaacgcgttgaccaattttagcatagGACCAGCTAGTTAGCTAGAATAACCTGAGCACGAAGTGGGgaaagtaccgtggagtgcaaACAAATCATTAGGTAACGAATTCGcaggagattccattctcccgtcaatcgggttgtcgacctaACTAGACTTATTTAAATAATCATTAATGCataggcttctgcatgcctttttgatgcggtcttctttgtCTCTGCCATTGCCGGATAGCGTAGTAAACGTCTTaaataagtgatggtcatgcaCACTTTGCGTGAccacgacttctcgacactggttttatcatactgaaataatGATGTTTactactagttgtacggtatccgtaggcgcctcacgttggtgagtaacacgtccaatggagttttctgaccgtctactgaaacgccgcgtcctagctagaccatacgtatttgttgaaacgtTGTCacggaagtaaacatgcaaacttcctagtagtttagattacgtatataggcccgGTTTAGGTGGTCGCCGCTTCGCGATCGTGaccaagacaattgaaatgtacagtataagtaTGCTGTCAGTGACGTTGTAACGATCGACAGtagtatggtatttactgacatagaaattgatgtcggcaaacattgacaatcaacagtgttagatgcagcactgtctagtaaaggattgatcgtagtacgggacgtgtgaatagttgactgtagttGGCATTCAgctaattgccgagcgtagcgaggcttctaatccgggtcgcacaacagacatgggcgtggtcctatatggct is a genomic window of Corticium candelabrum chromosome 11, ooCorCand1.1, whole genome shotgun sequence containing:
- the LOC134186915 gene encoding poly [ADP-ribose] polymerase tankyrase-1-like isoform X3, with the protein product MADLCSAVGENDIDKVADLLEAGADVNATNEQGRPLLLLATHKKYEEMAVFLLNKGALVNSTDAASETALHLASAAGLDKLVRTLLKQGADATKQNMFQVAPIHYAAKENHPLTVTRLSAYLETVDISDANGRTPLWYAANNGHVKCVNILIILGGDPTRRSQEGMSPIDAAKENRHSEVARMMEDTMKSGILQYTTGTFISGTRFNRTENRVVITSAESQDPAVEGKAKEQKKEIFSYSSKDSKSPGLPRCRSLTVASAQTTGKEESNETAKMKLLLNIERQQNEGMKQVLQSLNKSIQQQKKLLDAAEEAEEERRAKDEQSKEILRIPSGNIKFVEEDKLGQGSFGEVVVAEWQGSTVAVKKVYDFLTQDQENIKRQVDFFLQEVSVAWKIHHPNIVPVYGFCLETNGKTTLAWLVMELLQCSLGDVLKINYSQLTLREKVDIGRDCLCALNYLHSLMQSLETWEQLDLKMPNYQLD